From Pseudomonas sp. AN-1:
AATGACGGTCCTGCTGTCCGGATTCGCTCATCGCTTGTAGCGCCGTTCGGTGTCGGCCAGCTTGGCGCGCACCACGGCGTCCAGGTCCAGGCCCAGTTCGCCGCACAGCAGCAACAGGTAGAGCACCACGTCGCCGATCTCCTGGCCGGCGTGCTCCAGCGTGTCGCCCGGCAGCCGCCGGGCCTCGTCCTCGCTCAGCCACTGGAAGATCTCCACCAGCTCGGCCATCTCCACGCTGGCGGCCATGACCAGGTTCTTCGGGCTGTGGAAGCGCCGCCAGTCGTTGTGGTCGCGGATGGCGTGCAGGCGGCGGGTCAGTTCCTCGATGTCCATGGGCATCAGTGCCGGCGTCCTTCCAGATCGCCGCTGAACAGCTCGTCTTCCAGATCGTCGCCGGGGATGGCGTGCTCCTCGGCTGCCCAGGCGCCGAGGTCGATCAGCTTGCAGCGCTCGCAGCAGAAGGGGCGGTAGGGGTTGTCGGCCGTCCACTCCACCTGCGCAGCGCAGGTCGGGCAGGCGACGGTCAGGGGCTTGTTCATCACTGGCCTCCTCGCAGGGTCAGATAGAAGTCGTGCAGGCGCTCCACCTCGCCGTGCAGCCAGGCCAGGTCGCGGTCGTTGACCAGCACGTCGTGGGCATGGCGCAGGCGCTCCTCGCGGCTGGCCTGGGCCTGCAGGATGGCGCGCACCTGCGCCTCGGGGACACGGTCGCGCTGCACGGTGCGCTCGATCTGCACCTGCTCCGGCACGTCCACCACCAGCACGCGTTGGCTCATCTGCCGCTGTGCAGCGGACTCCACCAGCAGCGGCGAGACCAGGATGGCGTAGGGCGAGCGGGCTTCCTCCAGGGCGTCGCGCATCTCCGCACGGATCAGCGGATGCAGCAGCTGCTCCAGCCACTGGCGCTCCTCGGGGGAGTCGAAGATCCGCGCGCGCAGCGCCGCGCGGTCCAGCGCGCCATCCTCGCGGAGGATCTGTGCGCCGAAGCGGTCGACGATGTGGGCCAGCGCCGGCCGGCCGGGCTCGACCACCCAGCGCGCCGCCTGGTCGGCATCGACCAGGTGCACGCCGAGGCTGGCGAAATGGTCGGCCGCCGCGCTCTTGCCGCTGCCGATGCCGCCGGTCAGGCCGAGAATCCAGGGTTTCATGGGAAAGGAGGTCCGTAGCCGCGATGGCGCATTATCGCCCGGTTGGGCGAAGGGCTCCACTCGGCGAGTGCGGATTGCAGGGAGGGCGCCGTGTGATGGGAACTTGCGCCAGCGAATGGCCACCATGGCGCGCCGCTACGCAGCGGGCCTGTGCTGGAAACTCGCTGCGCGGATCTTCAACCGCAGGCCCGTTGCGATCAACCCATCCCTGCAAAGCGCAGGTAGCTGCCGGTGATCTCGTCGCCCCACAGCAGGGCGATCCAGCCGGCGATGGCCAGGTAGGGGCCGAAGGGCAGCGGCGTACCGCTCCCGGCGCGGCGCAGGCGCAGGATGACGATGCCGAGCACGGCGCCGACCAGCGAGGACAGCAGGATGGTCAGCGGCAGGATCTGCCAGCCACCCCAGGCGCCGAGCATGGCCAGCAGCTTGAAGTCACCGTAGCCCATGCCCTCCTTGCCGGTCACCAGCTTGAACAGCCAGTACACCGACCACAGGCTGAGATAGCCGGCCACCGCCCCCCAGAAGGCATCGGCCGGGCTAGCGAACAGCCCGGACTGGTTGACGATCAGCCCCAGCCACAGCAGCGGCAGCACCAGCACGTCGGGCAGCAGCTGATGATCGGCATCGATCAGACTCATCGCCAGCAGGCCCCAGCTCAGCAGCAGCGCGGCACCTGCCTGCCAGCCGAAGCCGAAGTGCCAGGCGACATAGCCCGACAGCATGCCGCAGGCCAGCTCCACCAGCGGATAGCGCTTGCTGATCGGCGCCTGGCAGCCCGAGCAGCGCCCGCGCAGGGCCAGCCAGCTGAGCAGCGGGATGTTCTCCCAAGGCCTGATCCGGTGCCCGCAGTGCGGGCAACTGGAGTCCGGCAGCAGCAGATCGAAGCGCTCGTGCTCGACGCCCGGCAGCTCCAGCACCTCGCGCGCCTGCGCCTGCCAGTCGCGCTGCATCATGATCGGCAGGCGGTAGACCACCACGTTGAGGAAACTGCCGATCAGCAGGCCGATGACGGTAGCGCAGAAAACGAAGGCCAGCGGGTTGCTGGCCAGGAAGTCGACGATATTCATGGATTAGACGACTTGGCCCAGCTGGAAGATCGGCAGGTACATGGCAATGATCAGGCCGCCGACCAGCACGCCGAGCACGGCCATGATCAGCGGCTCCATCAGGGTGGTGAGGTTGTCGACCATGTTGTCCACCTCGGCCTCGTAGTATTCGGCAACCTTGTCCAGCATGCTGTCCAGCGAGCCGGACTCCTCGCCGATGGAGGTCATTTGGATGGCCATGGCGGGGAAGATGGCGGCGGTGCGCATGGCGAAATTCAGCTGGATACCGCTGGAAACGTCCTGCTTGATCTTGTTGACCGCATTGCGGAATACCACGTTGCCGGCTGCGCCGGCAACCGAGTCCAGCGCCTCGACCAAGGGCACACCAGCTGCGAAGGTGGTGGACAGTGTACGTGCATAGCGGGCCACCGCACTCTTGTAACTGATATCACCCACCAGCGGAATTTTCAGCATGGTGCGGTCCACCTGATTGCGGAATTTTTCCGAGCTCCGATGTATCTGCTTGAAGATGAAAACTGCTGCGACAATTCCCGCCAGGGCAATGAGCCACCATTGCTGCAGGACTTCGGAAATATTGATCACCATCATGGTGAAGGCGGGCAGCTCGGCACCAAAGCCTTCGAAGACACTCTGAAACTGAGGCACCACCTTGATAAGGAGGATCGCAGAAACGATCACCGCAACCACGATCACTGCAATCGGATAGGTCATGGCCTTCTTGACCTTGGCCTTGAGCGCCTCAGTTTTTTCCTTGTAGGTGGCGATGCGGTCCAGCAGGGTTTCCAGGGCGCCGGACTGCTCGCCTGACTCCACCAGGTTGCAGTAGAGGTCGTCGAAGTAGCGCGGCTTCTTGCGCAGCGCCGAGGCCAGGCTATTGCCGGCAGCGACCTCCTGCTTGATCTCCAGAACAAGGGCGCGCATGTTCTGGTTTTCCACCCCGTCGGCGATGATGTCGAACGACTGCAGCAGTGGCACGCCGGACTTCATCATGGTAGCCAACTGACGAGAAAACAGGGCGATATCGATAGGTTTGATCGCTTTACCCTTGCCGAGCAGAGAGCCAGCCTTCTTGCGTACCTTGATTGGATTGATGCCCTGCTTGCGCAGTTGCGCCTTGACCATGGCCGAGTTCGATGCATTGATCTCGCCCTTGATCTTGGTGCCGCGACGATCGACCCCCTCCCAGATGTAAGGGCTGTTCTGTGGCGCTTTTGCCGCCGCTTTTGCCGCCAGTTTTGCCGCCATGCTTAATCCTTGGTCACGCGGTTGACTTCCTCGAGGCTGGTCAGGCCTTGCATGGCCTTGAGCAGTCCCGAAGTGCGCAGGTCGTTGAAGCCTTCCTCGCGAGCCTTGGTCGCGATTTCGATGGAGTTGCCGTCCTCCATGATAATCCGTTGCAGGGCCGGAGTGATTTTAACCACTTCATAAATACCCACGCGGCCCTTGTAGCCTTTCTTGCAAGCGTCGCAGCCGACCGGCTGGTAGATCTTGAACTTGCCGATCTGCTCCTCGGGGAAGCCCTCCTTGAGCAGCGCCTCGCGAGGGATGTCGTGGATCTTTTTGCACTGCGGGCACAGGCGGCGGGCCAGGCGCTGGGCGATGATCAGGTTGACCGAAGTGGCAATGTTGAACGAGGGTACGCCCATGTTGCGCAGGCGGGTGAGGGTTTCCGCGGCGCTGTTGGTGTGCAGGGTGGACATCACCATGTGGCCGGTCTGCGCGGCCTTGACGGCGATCTCGGCGGTTTCCAGGTCGCGGATCTCGCCGACCATGATCACGTCCGGATCCTGGCGCAGGAAGGCGCGCAGGGCCTGGGTGAAGTCCATGCCCTGCTTGGGGTTGACGTTGACCTGGTTTATGCCCTCCAGGTTGATCTCCACCGGGTCCTCGGCAGTGGAAATGTTGATGTCCGGCGTGTTGAGGATGTTCAGGCCGGTGTATAGGGAAACCGTCTTGCCCGAGCCTGTGGGGCCGGTTACCAGGATCATGCCCTGCGGCTGGCTGAGCGCCTTCAGGTACAGCTCCTTCTGGTTCTCCTCGTAGCCGAGGGCATCGATACCCATCTGGGCGCTGGACGGGTCGAGGATCCGCATCACGATCTTCTCGCCCCACAGGGTTGGCAGGGTGTTGACCCGGAAGTCGATGGCCTTGTTGGCGGAGATCTTCAGCTTGATCCGTCCGTCCTGGGGTTTGCGCCGCTCGGAGATGTCCATGGCGGCCATCACCTTGAGGCGCGCGGCGATGCGGGTGGCCAACTGGATTGGCGGTTTGGCCACCTCGTGGAGGATGCCGTCGGTACGAAAACGTACCCGGTAGCTCTTCTCATAGGGTTCGAAATGCAGGTCGGAGGAGCCGCCGCGAATGGCGTCCAGCAGCATCTTGTTGACGAACTTGACCACCGGGGAGTCGTCGGTTTCGTTGGCGACGGCCTCCTCCTTCTTCTCGCCCCCCTGCTCGACATCCACCCCGTCCAGGTCGACATCGCCGAGATCCTCCATACCGCTGGTGCTGTTGTCGAAGAACTTGTCGATGGCTTCACCGAGCTTGTCGTCCTCGACCAGCAGGGCTTCGACGGTCAGCCCGGTGCTGAACTGGATGTCGCGGATCGCCTGCTGGTTGGTGGGATCGGAGACGCCGACGAAGAGCAGGTTGCCGCGCTTGAGCAGCGGCAGCACGCGGTGCTGGCGGATCAGTTTCTCGCTGACCAGTTCCCTGGGCTGCGCCTCCTTGTCCAGCGCCTTCAGCTCCAGCAGCGGCAGGCCGAACTGCTCGGCGGCCATTTCTGCCAGTGCACGTGGCTTGACCAGCTTGTTCTGTACCAGATGGCTGACCAGCGGGATCTTGTTGCGCAGCGCTTCGGCCTGTGCCTGCTGGGCAGTCTTCGCATCGAGCAGCTCGGCAAGCACCAGTTGGCGGGCCAGACCGGTGAGGGCGATGGAGTCGTTCATGGGGGGCAACCTGAGAGTCCGTTGGCCGCCTTATAGCGTACTGGCGTGCCGGTGCCAAATCCCTGCAAAGCGTGTGACAAAAAACGGCACATCCTGCCGCAGGGGGCGCGCACTGCCGGGATGGTTAGGCCTGGAGCGCGCGAAATGCGGCTTTCGCGGAGTTGGCACGCTATCTGCTTGGGTATTTTCAGGTCAAAGGACCTTTCCCCTCTTTCAAGGAGCACGACTATGAAAGCACAAATGCAGAAGGGCTTTACCCTGATCGAACTGATGATCGTGGTTGCGATCATCGGCATTCTGGCTGCCGTGGCCATTCCGGCCTACTCGGACTACCAGGCCCGCGCCAAGGTGAGCGCCGGCCTCGCTGAGATCTCCGCAGGCAAGACCGCCTTTGAAACCCGCCTGAACAACGGCGAGACCGTTTCCGGGGTTTCCGATATCGGCCTGCAGGCGAGCACCGGCAACTGCACCATCTCGACTACTGGCACCACCATCCAGTGCGCCCTGGTCAATGCTCCGAGCCAGGTCAATGGCGCGACCATCACCTGGACCCGTAACTCCACCACCGGCGAGTGGAGCTGCGCATCCTCGGCTGACAACAAGTACGATCCCAAGACCTGCCAGTAACCTGCTGGCCGGTTGACGGAGCGAATAGGCGGCGGACAGCCGCCTATTTTTTTGAGCCTGAAATGTGGTGGTGGCTGTGCATGCTTCAAGGTTGATGCCGCTGGTCGTGCTGGCGGTGCTGCTCTCTCTCTATGGCAGCGTGCTGGGTTTTGCCTATGTCTGGGATGACATCGATCTGTTCGTCAGCTCCCCGCTGCTGCGTGGGGCGGGAGACTGGTGGACCGCTGTCAGCCAGCCCGTCCTGCCGGCGACGACCTACTTCCGGCCGGCGGTGCTCAGCAGCTTCTGGTTCGAGTTCGGGGCGCTCGGGGTGGATCCGTTCTATTCCCATCTGGTCAACCTGCTGCTGTTTCTGTTCAACGTGTGCATGGCCGGCTGGCTGGCCGCTGCCGTCTGTGGCTGCGCCGGGTCGCGGTGCTGGATCATGTCCGCCGTGGTCATGTTGCTGTACGGCCTGCATCCGGCCTTGGTGGAGTCCACGGCTTGGGTGGCCGGGCGGTTCGACCTGATGGTCACCAGTTTCGTGCTGCTGGGCCTGAATATCGCCCTGCGCTGGCAGGGGTGGCCGGGCGCCCTGGGCGCGGCGACGGCCTTTGCCTTTGCCTGCCTGTCGAAGGAGATGGCAGCGACCTTTCCCATCCTGCTCTGTGGTCTGCTGTGGACGCGACAGGCGCCCACGGGGTCGGTCTGGGACGGCCTGCGTCTTCTGGTTTCTCCTTCCACGCTGCGTCTGCTGGGGATGATCCTGCTGGCAGGAGCCGCCTACCTTGCCCTGCGTTACCAGGTGCACTCGGGACTGGTGCATCTGGAGCGCAAGGCTGCGGTCAGTCTGGACTGGGTCGGGCATGTCGGCTATGTGGGGCAGGCCCTGATCTTCTATGGGAAGATGCTGGTCTGGCCATTTCCCTTCCTCGGACCGCTGCACCCGCTGGACGTGACCGGCTTGACCGCGGCCGATATCCGCGATGGCTGGCTGGCTGTTGCCGGGGTGTCGCTGGGCCTGGTATGGGTGCTGTGGCGTGGCGGTCGTGCAGCAATACTGCTGGTCCTTTCCGTTGTCGCATTGCTGCCGGTATTGCAGATACTGCCGCTGACCATCGGCGGGAACATCGGTCATGAACGCTTCATGGCCTTGCCGTTGGTCTTCTTCGTCATGGCCTGTGCGCACTGGCTTTTCGGACTGTACGGTGTGTTGCGGCAACGAGTTGCCAAGGCTGTGCTGTGTGGCAGTATCGCCCTGCTCTGTCTCTACTCGGGGCTGAACCTTAAGATCTATCTACCGGTGTGGCAGTCGGATCTTGCCCTGTGGAGCTGGGCGCATGGGCAGCATCCGGATTTCGAGTATGCGCAGTCGCTTTATGTCCTGTCGGCGTTGAATGCGGGGCGCCTGGACCTGGCGAGACAGGAGTTGTTTGCCGTCGCCGAGCAGGATGCGCCGGAGGATTTTCTGGTCATGAAGGGCTACCTCCATGTTCTCGAGGGGAATAGTCGGGAGGCGATCGAGGCGATTGAAAAGGCCTTGTCTCAACTGTATCGCATGCGGGACGAGATGCTTGCCCAAGGCATCGATGTGTCGGAGGTTTCTCTGGACAATAAGCGTGCGCCGAATCTCTGGATCCTGCGGATTTCCTACAGCCTACTGGCGGAAGCCCATCTGCAGTTGGGGGACTATGAGAAGGTTCTCGAGAATGTGGAAATTTTCAGATTCTATGAGAAAAACTTCTCCGTCTCATACTTGCTGGAGGCGCTGGCGCGATATGGACGTGGGGAGGTCGCTCTCGGCGATGCAGCTTTTGAGAAGGCCGTGCAGTTGAGTGCCGATGCTGGCGAGCGCTCCATTTCCGTGCGCAGCAGTTTCGTCCGTAGGCTCTGTGAGTCAGGGAAAGCCGCGGAGCAGCTCTGCCTGGCCGGATACTGAGTAAGATGCCGATGTGAGCTCTGCTGCAGGGGGGCAGAGTTTTCTGGGGCACTCCGCTTTTGCATTGTGGTGGTTTTTGGATTTTATTCTGCTTTGTTTTCGAAATGGTCTCTGCGGTCGGTCTGGGAACGGTATGAGTAATGTGCGAGTGTCATGGAAGCGATTGGCTCTGTTTCTGGGGGTGGCGCTGGCATTTTCTTTTGCGTTCATGCATACGGCATGGGTCAGTGAGGATGCGTTCATAACTTTCAGGGTCGTCGATAAC
This genomic window contains:
- a CDS encoding MazG-like family protein, which codes for MDIEELTRRLHAIRDHNDWRRFHSPKNLVMAASVEMAELVEIFQWLSEDEARRLPGDTLEHAGQEIGDVVLYLLLLCGELGLDLDAVVRAKLADTERRYKR
- the yacG gene encoding DNA gyrase inhibitor YacG, whose protein sequence is MNKPLTVACPTCAAQVEWTADNPYRPFCCERCKLIDLGAWAAEEHAIPGDDLEDELFSGDLEGRRH
- the coaE gene encoding dephospho-CoA kinase (Dephospho-CoA kinase (CoaE) performs the final step in coenzyme A biosynthesis.), which translates into the protein MKPWILGLTGGIGSGKSAAADHFASLGVHLVDADQAARWVVEPGRPALAHIVDRFGAQILREDGALDRAALRARIFDSPEERQWLEQLLHPLIRAEMRDALEEARSPYAILVSPLLVESAAQRQMSQRVLVVDVPEQVQIERTVQRDRVPEAQVRAILQAQASREERLRHAHDVLVNDRDLAWLHGEVERLHDFYLTLRGGQ
- a CDS encoding A24 family peptidase is translated as MNIVDFLASNPLAFVFCATVIGLLIGSFLNVVVYRLPIMMQRDWQAQAREVLELPGVEHERFDLLLPDSSCPHCGHRIRPWENIPLLSWLALRGRCSGCQAPISKRYPLVELACGMLSGYVAWHFGFGWQAGAALLLSWGLLAMSLIDADHQLLPDVLVLPLLWLGLIVNQSGLFASPADAFWGAVAGYLSLWSVYWLFKLVTGKEGMGYGDFKLLAMLGAWGGWQILPLTILLSSLVGAVLGIVILRLRRAGSGTPLPFGPYLAIAGWIALLWGDEITGSYLRFAGMG
- a CDS encoding type II secretion system F family protein, which produces MAAKLAAKAAAKAPQNSPYIWEGVDRRGTKIKGEINASNSAMVKAQLRKQGINPIKVRKKAGSLLGKGKAIKPIDIALFSRQLATMMKSGVPLLQSFDIIADGVENQNMRALVLEIKQEVAAGNSLASALRKKPRYFDDLYCNLVESGEQSGALETLLDRIATYKEKTEALKAKVKKAMTYPIAVIVVAVIVSAILLIKVVPQFQSVFEGFGAELPAFTMMVINISEVLQQWWLIALAGIVAAVFIFKQIHRSSEKFRNQVDRTMLKIPLVGDISYKSAVARYARTLSTTFAAGVPLVEALDSVAGAAGNVVFRNAVNKIKQDVSSGIQLNFAMRTAAIFPAMAIQMTSIGEESGSLDSMLDKVAEYYEAEVDNMVDNLTTLMEPLIMAVLGVLVGGLIIAMYLPIFQLGQVV
- the pilB gene encoding type IV-A pilus assembly ATPase PilB, encoding MNDSIALTGLARQLVLAELLDAKTAQQAQAEALRNKIPLVSHLVQNKLVKPRALAEMAAEQFGLPLLELKALDKEAQPRELVSEKLIRQHRVLPLLKRGNLLFVGVSDPTNQQAIRDIQFSTGLTVEALLVEDDKLGEAIDKFFDNSTSGMEDLGDVDLDGVDVEQGGEKKEEAVANETDDSPVVKFVNKMLLDAIRGGSSDLHFEPYEKSYRVRFRTDGILHEVAKPPIQLATRIAARLKVMAAMDISERRKPQDGRIKLKISANKAIDFRVNTLPTLWGEKIVMRILDPSSAQMGIDALGYEENQKELYLKALSQPQGMILVTGPTGSGKTVSLYTGLNILNTPDINISTAEDPVEINLEGINQVNVNPKQGMDFTQALRAFLRQDPDVIMVGEIRDLETAEIAVKAAQTGHMVMSTLHTNSAAETLTRLRNMGVPSFNIATSVNLIIAQRLARRLCPQCKKIHDIPREALLKEGFPEEQIGKFKIYQPVGCDACKKGYKGRVGIYEVVKITPALQRIIMEDGNSIEIATKAREEGFNDLRTSGLLKAMQGLTSLEEVNRVTKD
- a CDS encoding pilin; the protein is MKAQMQKGFTLIELMIVVAIIGILAAVAIPAYSDYQARAKVSAGLAEISAGKTAFETRLNNGETVSGVSDIGLQASTGNCTISTTGTTIQCALVNAPSQVNGATITWTRNSTTGEWSCASSADNKYDPKTCQ